Below is a genomic region from Panthera tigris isolate Pti1 chromosome E1, P.tigris_Pti1_mat1.1, whole genome shotgun sequence.
AACCCTGCTAGGAGCAATGAATGGGGACACATAGCTGGGAAAACAATGTTGATTGTCGCATGCCTTGCAGTTCTGTGTTCATTTGCTGCCTCCTTCCCACCAGGGCTCCCAGTGACCTCTTTATTCTGAAGGAGAAAGTCGGTTATTTGAAGAGTACCAGTCAGGACAGGCAGGACTGGAACCCACTTGATCTAAGAGTATAGCCATTGGGAGTGACCCTGGGGACCTGGCCTAGACAGAAAGGGCAATGGTTCCAagcttccccaccacccccgcccccgccccccaaagaACTTTTCCTCCCTTGGAGAAGTCTCCTTTTACAGTTCTAGACGGCTAGAGAGCAGCAGGTTTGGCTCCTGGAGTGCCCGCCTGGCTCTTCTGAGACGTCTCGTGCCTGGGCCATCACTGTCATCCACATCAagccttcccctgctttctccccaCTACTCAGACGTGGACGCCGAGACCTATGCCCTGCTACATCCACACGTCCATACGCACACATGCGTATCCCCACATGTAAGTGGATTGATTCATACACGCTATGTCACTATGTATACTCGCACCTGTGTGTGCTAACAGTTACAGAATCCCAGAGTCAACTGCAAATACACACAGCTGAATGCGAATACGCACATCTGTGCCCCCCAGATACGTATGCGTGTGCCAAATGGCCCACGCACAGCTGGCTGGACtcgagccccccacccccacataccCACAAACGCGTCGAACACTGCACAAACGTACTTACCTGACCTCTGGGCTGAGGTCTGGCTTGAGTCCATAGAAGGTGGCAGAAAGCGTGATAAGCCAGCCAGGACGGAGCCGGCCGGCCTGGCATTCCAGAAAGGGGGGAGATAGCTTCACATGCTGCATGTCTCCCACATAGCCGTCCCCCTGTGGCCACTTGGGGCTGCCGAGGCTCCCTAGGTCATTGGTCAGCACCCGCTTCTGCAGTGCAGAGGTGTCCGGGGCCCCGGTTGGGCTCTCCTCCTGTACCCTGCTTCCAGACAAGTCCTGAAGGATGGTCTCCTCCCCTATCCGGGTGGCCTGCAGGGCCAGCTGCAGGTGGCTGGCCCCTGGTGGAGGGTTAAAGATCAGGAAAGCCCGGTACGCCCTTGGGTCCCCCTCGGCCACGCTGCGGACCAGTGCCTGGTACCACTCCACATCCTCTTCCACACTGGACTCGCGGATGTCGTTGGCTTGTAGCAGCATGTTGAGGAAATTGGCAGCCTGGGCAAGGGTGCCCGCTGCCCTCCACAGGACTGGGGGGAGCCCTGGTCTGGCTCCTGCACCGTGGGCTTCGTAGCGCTCAGTGCAATTAGCCCCTGACAGCTGTTGGGCATCTCCAGAGTAGAGAAAAGCCAGGGCTGCCTCAGCCCCCTCTGGGGGTACCCACATAGGTACAGAGCCCGGCTTGACTTGGGAGGACAGTGGCGGCAGAGAGCGGAGGGGCCGTGGGTCCCCCAGAGCCCAGCTGCAGAAGAAACAGCAGCCCAGCAGCCCCCATACGGGGTGGGGCACGACCACTGCCCTGGTGCCCATCTTCGGGGCAGCTCTCGGGGACCCCGGGGTCCAGGCTGCCTGGGGGATCAGCAGGCTCAGGAGAGCCCAGGCAGAGGCTGGCTGGCTCCCAGCCCTCTGTCctggctttctctcttcctctctctctcacactggGCTGTCTTGCCTGTTTTTCCTTCTAACGTCATCAGCAGGCTTCTGGATGTAGGCATGAGggctctgcccttcctcttcAGTGTGACCCCCCCCCATTGGAAACCCTCTTAATCCTGGCaccacccctcttccctcctcctctcatcCAGCATCTaggctccctccccccactccccaccctacATCAGCTCCAGAGAGACATaaatgggaggggagaggaagagaccagttgttctctccctccctcctccctccctctgccctttgctcCATTAGGAGAGATGGGCAAATCCTGGATGGGGTGCCATAGCAACCACAGATGAGCTCgtgcccctctctccacccctctgctCCACTCAGCCTCCTGGCAACAATTGCGACGGGCACGATAAAGGGCCAAGCTGCAGGTCCTGGCAATCTGCTGTGGCTGCCCGTATCCCCCTGACACCGTGCTGCCGAACTGGAATTTGAGATTGGGGGTGGCAAGGGTGGGGAAGAGAGCCTAATATAACTACAGTCAATCTTTGTACAAACGGTGGCAGTTTATTAAGTGTTTTTCATGTACGTTATCTCAATGAATCTTCCCCACAGGCACGTAAGTAGGGTCAACATCCTCATCCCCATTGCACAGATgcagacactgaggctcagagactcaCCCAAGATCACATAGATGCTCACTTTAAGTTGAGACTCAGGGACGCCTgtgtgggctcagtcagttaagcgtccgactcttggtttaggctcaggtcatgatctcgcggttcgcgggttcgagcccctcatcgggctccgtgctgacactgcagagactgcttgggattctctctttctccctctctctttctcaaaataaataaataaacttaaaaaaaagttgagactTAAACCCAGACTTCTGACTCTTCACGCTGCCCCCCATCAAACCCACCACGACCTTGTTGTTCAACCTTAGAGACCTTAATAAAGCGTCCTTCCCGAGGAGTaaatcaaggcccagagaggtaaagaCTTCCCCTAGGAGCGCTCGGTTGTTCATGACAGAGTAGGGGCCTCCGCGAAGTCTTCACCTCCACACTGGGGGGAGCCTTTCTTCTCCAGCACCACGGAGGTAACAACCACAGccaatgggtgtgtgtgtgtgtgtgtgtgtgtgtgtgtgtgatggggacAGGGAGAAGAGAGCGAACAACGTTTTGCTTCTGCTTCTTCCCCTTTCATTTTGTCATCCTAAGtcctgtctcctcccttccttcatgaAAACTGTGCCTAACCCCTCTTGCTCTTCCCGGGTTTCTTACCCCTCACATCCTTCCCTACGCTGGACTCTTGCAGGCTGTCATAGAACAaatctcctgccttcctctccctccctcttccatcACTggtgctccccacccacccagagaCCTGGCCTCACTTACACATGCTGTCTCTTGGCTTCTTCCCCTCTCGCTCTGCCCACTGCCTTGAACCTTTGATGTCCCAGAGCACCGGAAGTATGTAGGAAGGGATGGGTGGTGGTTGCTAAAAACTTCCCTTCACAGGGAAGAGCTTTACAGGCGGGCCCTGCACACAACTCTGCCTTGGAACCTAAGTGGGGACGGAACAGGGGGGAGGGCGAGGAGGGGGGTTGAGGACAACCCCCCAGCAGAACCGCTATGATGTCGGACCTGGACGTGCCTATAGCCCAGAACTTCCTCGGATAGAGAAggaaactaaaaccaaaaccGAAGGCCAGTGAAGTTGACCTTCTCAAAGCCACAAAGCCAGGGAGTGGAGGCAGGCCTGTATCACACATCCATAGTCTCTCCGCGGCCTCTCTGATTCCGTGTgctaagagagagagatgaagggcAGAATGACCCATTCCGAGTTCTTGGTCTTACTGGTGACTGTTAGCGGAGGGGCAACAGACACACTGTATAAAGACATAATAATAATCGGTTTTGCCCCCCAAGAGGCTTTTCATAATAATGACAACCAACGTTTGGGTAGCGTTTTACCATTTCTGTGTAAGTTTTCACGTAACCCCCACAACAGCCCTGGCGGCGGGGGGATTATTATGGAACTATTTTTACCAATGAGACACAGGTTCAAAGGCACTAAATCATTTGCTCTTGGTCATACATCTAGGAAAGGGGGTAATTAGGGCTCAAGCTAGCTGGGAAGCtccagaggggcaggggcagtgttGATCGCCTCGTCACCACACCCCCGAAGCCCAGCCCATTGCTGAATGACTAAGCGAACCTCAGGACTGGTTTAAGttctctgagtttttattttcatttcttatgtgtttaagtaggcttcatgcccagtgtggggccccatggggggcttgaactcacgaccctgagatcaagacctgagctgaaatcgagaggcggacgctcaactgactgagccacccgggcgacCCATTCACAAACCTTTTAAACTAGGGTCCTACCACTTCAGGGACCCCCTAGATAGTCCTCAGTGAAAGAGAGAGGTGTAGACACAAAACCTGCTCAGCAAATGCAAATCCAGCTCGTACAAAGATACACTTCCTTTGCTCGGGCAtttaaggaaatggagaaaggcaGTATTCCTTGCCCAACCTTAGAAAGAGCctgtgtgggggcgcctggacggCGAAGTCAtttcagcctctgactcttgatttcacctcaggtcatgacctcacggtttgtgggatcaagccccacgtggagctttgtgctgatagcactgagcccgcttgggattctctctctccgcaccccccccccgcccctcccctgctcacgctctctctctctctcaaaataaataaagaaaacttaaaaaaaaaaaaagaaaagagcctaTGTGCGTTTCCCTGTGCTTCTGTGTGCTCTGGAGGAGAGCCGAGATACCCCAGATGGGGACACGCCAGGTGGGGACATAGCTTCCCTCCCCAACCAAGAAAGTAGCTGGACAGCAGAGGGCGCTGCACAGCTACAGACCTTGCATTCATGGGCTAACCTGTTCCGGGGCCAGAAAGGTTTGCCAGAGACAGCCAAGATCTTGGGTGATCTCCTTTGGCTTCAAGTGTTCTGTGATCCTATAGcaacttctcttcttctctccagAAATCTGAGTGACACCTGAGAGGTAGCTGAAGGAGAGAGGGTGGTTTTGAAATCCACTGTACCTTTTTgaagtgtgtgaccttgggtaaataactctctgagcctcagtttcttcatgggCAAGGAAAGATACTGTGTTGTGCAGAATTAGACATGAATTTGTATCAGGAGCCCCTTGCAAGGCATGGGGTTGAACAACCATTCCCTGCTTATGTTCCAGCggcccactctgtgccaggaacagtcCTTGGCCCTGGAGAGTCCATGAATGGGCCAAAAGCAAACCTGGCCCCTGCCCTTACAGAATTTACAGCCTAGTAGGGAAGGCAGATTTTAATCAAATAACCCCACAGACAGATGAAAAATTACACGTGTGCAAGTCAGTGCAACAAAGGAGTGGTTTTGGACTTGGGTGGGGAGGAAGTACCTAGCAGGGAGATTTCTCCAAGGTGGTGAGGAAGAGAGGTGAAGGTTGGTGGGAGATAAagccagagagaagcagggatcAGATCACACAGGACCCCATAGGCCTCCTTAAGGAGTTTTGTCTTTAGCCTAAGAATGATGGGAAACTACAAAGTGTTACAGTCACAGGTTACGgacaaatttccattttatttatttatttagttttaaataattagttttgagagtgagtgtgcacagggagaggggcagagagagagggagacagaagattcaaagtgggctctgttgctgacagcagagagcctgatgcggggctcgaactcatgaactgtgagatcatgacctgagccgaagctgggcacttcaccgactgagccacccaggtgcacctctaTTTtcgcttttaattttattgttaagtaaagTCCACACCCACTGTGGGATTCGAACTtaatgacccagagatcaagagttgcatgctctagcaactgagccagccaggcgccccaacaaatttccattttaaaaaggtcTCTCTGGCTCCAGGACTCATATCTTCTTCGCCTCAATGCACCCTGAGGTGCAGAGTTGCTAAGTTCTGCTGGCtgatccttcctcctcctctcttgcaTCCCTCAGCATCTCTCATGGGATTGCAACGGTTTCCTAACCGATCTCTCTGCCTGCAGTCTCCGGTCcagtcctctccctcccctccagtcCAGTATCCTCTACACAACAAGCTTTACcttatttgatcttcacaacaGGCCTGCAAGTAAGCGAAGCAGCGGTCCTtatccctattttgcagatgagaaaactgaggcgtAAAGGTGCTGGGGAGCTGGCTTGTCCAGGACTGCGAAGGCCAACTGTTAACActtcaggaattttgcaagccaAATTGTTAAACACAGCcactattaaaaaatgaaattgtacacacttagaattaaatgaggtttaagacaaaggtaataaaatttcaaaactcaTCACTTTCTAATAATTTTACTATTACTACTTACCTATGCTCTTGGAGTTGTTATTGTACCTGCATGAGGAAACTGCTACAAAAGGGTACGTTACCACTCGTCTCTTTCGTTCAGTAACAATGTGTGCGGCAgattgaaatcagccatggtgggagtatttacaccatggataTCAGCAAATGCTGCAAATCAGGGCCTTGATTTATTGTTTTGTCGATTATCTAGATTTAAGAAAGTGATAGAGAAAAAGTTAacagtttacattttaatttaatgtgcTATGTATGCCTATCGCCATTACAATGTGAATagcaaagaaactgaggaaatgttctttcagtatttgaaaactgttttctgATTCAGCAAGCAAGTCACTCCCATAATAAGACCCTCTTTTTTTCACTCTCCTCTTACACTGACATTGAGGAGACCATCAACCAACATTCATGCTGCAATTTCATACCACAGGCTACCCATACAAGAGTCTGccaaaaatcaatgaaaggattctttttttttaatttttatttttggggttcttgggtggctcagtcagttaagcatccaactcctgattttggctcaggttatgatctcctggttagtgagatcgagccctgcatagggctccacacCGACAGCACTGATTttgggattcccccccccctcaaaaatcaaataaataaacctgaagaaaaagattcttatttttaagtaatgtctacacccaacgcggggctcacaaccccgagatcaaaagtcgtatgctctatggactgagccagccaggcgccccaatgaaagGATTCTTGAGAATCAACGAGTTATATGGAATTTGCAAttgtactattattatttgtaaattgtgTGCTCTACATCCTTTACATCAGTGAAATTTGGAATAAATTTATGtaccatatatatgcatatattgctCTCTTCCCTCCAGAGAGTCGGCTGTCGAACATTTATCAGCACACCACTGGCTCTAGAACACACATTATTCATGTGTCATTCCATCAATATTCACTGGATGCCAGCAGGGATACAGATAGTCAATGTAGAAATGACTCGGCCACGGCCACACAGCGCAAGCGGCAGAGGCGGGACCAGATCAGAGGTCCTCCCAAGGCCAGCGGCTCTCGGCCAGGGCTAAACCCGGCTTTCCAGGGCCCCTCGACCGTACCGGGGAGGGGAGGCTTTGGCCTCAGCGCCCGGGAAGTAAAAAGCAAGGGTCGGGGCAGGGGACCAACGGCCAGGCGAGAAGCAGCCCACGGCCAATAGCGGCCCAGGCCGCACTTCACGTCACGCTCCGTGGAGGCAGGCGCGAGCacgccctgggggagggggcgtggtCATAGCCTCCCGGAAGTGACGCCATCCGGGGGCGGtcctcggcggcggcggcggcggtggcggcggcggcgcgcggcCTGGGCTCGCGCTGGGCTccgcgcgccccccgcccccctctatGAGGCAGAGGCCGCGGCGGCCGTTAGCGCTGTCGCTCCGGGGGCCGCGGCGGGCGGGGCTCCGGCGGGGCCCGGCCTagtccccaccccagcccggcTCCCAgccgcccgccctccctccctctccccgatGCAGGGGGCCGAGCTCCGGGAtggcgaggcggcggcggcggccgcttCGTACCGCGTCCTGAGCCGCCTGCTCGGCTATGGAGAGGCGGCCCCCGAGCCaggcccgccgccgccgcccccgggcCATGGCCCCCCGCCGCCACCCTTCCTCGCGCGGCCCGGTCCGCGGGGCTCCCGGCCGCCGCAGCTGATGGTGTTCCGCAACGTGGGTCGGCCGCCGGAGGAGGAGGACGCGGAGGCGGCCCCAGAGCCGGGACCCTCAGAACTGCTGTGTCCCCGGCACCGCTGTGCCCTGGACCCCAAGGCCCTGCCGCCGGGGTTGGCGCTCGAGCGGACCTGGGGCCCGGCGGCTGGACTGGAGGCGCAGTTGGCGGCTCTGGGGCTCGGGCAGCCGGCGGGGCCGGGGGTCAAGACGGTCGGTGCGGGTTGCTGCCCGTGCCCGTGCCCCCCGCAGCCGCCCCCTCCgcagccccagccccctgctGCCGCCCCGCAGGCCGGGGAGGACCCCACGGAAACGAGCGACGCGCTGCTGGTCTTGGAAGGCTTGGAGTCGGAGGCCGAGAGCCTGGAGACGAACAGCTGCTCGGAAGAGGAGCTCAGCAGCCCGGGCcgcggaggaggagggggaggccggCTTCTGCTGCAACCCCCGGGTCCTGAATTGCCCCCGGTGCCCTTCCCGATGCAGGACTTGGTCCCCCCAGGGCGCTTCAGTAGAGGGGAGCAGCAGcaaccgcccccgcccccgcctcctcccGGGCCCCTCCGGCCACTCGCGGGCCCTTCTCGGAAGGGCTCCCTCAAAATCCGTCTCAGTCGCCTCTTTCGCACGAAGAGCTGCAACGGCGGCTCCggaggtggggatggggccgGCAAGAGGCCTTCTGGAGAGCTGGCTGCTTCAGCTGCGAGCCTGACGGACATGGGAGGCTCCTCGGGCCGGGAGCTGGACGCGGGGAGGTGAGACTGGTTGGGGGGGGCTGGCCGACAaacttcttttcttgtttcatttccctttcattcTGCGAACAAGATCCTTACCATTCTTAACGATATGCTTTTCCTAAAGAGGCAGAGACTTGGGGCTAAAGGTGGTGACCTCGCCCATAAGGTCAGAGCTCTAATTGTGGGAACAGCTTTCATTCCAAGGGTCCACTCCCGTGACACTCCTCAGCTGGTTAGCGTCTCTCCTGTTGGGAGATGATTTGaaaccagccccccacccccaccctggcctggATTTTAAAGTTTTCCAAGGTGTCTGTCTACCATTACTCTTGGTAGGGAGGTTGCTGGAAATGATTGGTCTTTGGGGCAAGAAGTTGGTGTTGTAACCACCTTGCTTACTATTCTTTCCGTGCACCAGCACCCCCACCGTTTTCACACTCAATCATACAAATGATGTGACACACTTGTGCAGTTGTAGGCCAGCAATTGTTTGGGCATCTCtgttccaaatttattttttatttaaagttttatttatttaagttatctctacacccaacgtgtggctggaactcacaaaccctgagatcaggagtggCCCACTTTTCCTAccgggccagccaggtgcccctctactcaaaattttaatgttttcctggGTGGTCCCTTAGATGTACTTGGTATCTCAAGCCTGTGTGCGGACACATTGTGAGAATAGAAAATAGTTTGCTCTCAAGCCCATGTGAGTATTCTAAGTGTAAGGTATAGACATGGGTGCCTGAGTTCTAGGCCAAGTGATGAAAATTCCAGACttagatgttgatttttttttttttctctgcatttctgaAGGACGGACAGCACTGTGGCAACCAGTGTTGGGTGTGCATATGGGTTTAGAAAGCTGTCAACTTTTGTCTCAAGAAGTGAGACTTGTGGTAACTGCCATTGTGGTTTGCACTGCCGAGTGGGTTCTTACAAAGATTGGAATTGGTTTTGGTGCAGCTCATATGATGGATTCTTGAGACACACGGGCAACCACAACCAAGGCTGAAGAACGGGTAGACCCATAAATTTGAGAACTTGACTGTGCACCAGAATCACGTGGGAGAACTTTGGGCAAAGATCAGTCTGTCTGAGGGCCCAAGAATTTTGAATTTCTGCAGAGTTTCCCACTTGACCCTGAAGTATGACCTGGACTGGGAACCACTCATCCATGGACTTGTCCTTTCACCGGAGTTCGGGTACCCCAGGAGGAAAGTGTGGGGCCAGTTTTGACTTTGCTGCCCTTTTTGACCAGCTGTGCCGGGGCTCATCTTGGGGATCAGACCAAACCCAGACTGCCTAAAGAAATCAGTAGGTTGATGTGTGTTGCCTCCTCAGGTAGACCTGTATTTCTGCATTTGCTTCCCAATGAACTTAGGCTGGGAGCTCAGGTCTTGAAAAATGTGTGGCTGCCGGAACAGCTTTTTTTGTAGTAGGCTCTGCATTCGATGCTCCACTTACCAGCATAGGTGAAATTTTCATCaggttgggggagggc
It encodes:
- the SOCS7 gene encoding suppressor of cytokine signaling 7 isoform X1 — encoded protein: MQGAELRDGEAAAAAASYRVLSRLLGYGEAAPEPGPPPPPPGHGPPPPPFLARPGPRGSRPPQLMVFRNVGRPPEEEDAEAAPEPGPSELLCPRHRCALDPKALPPGLALERTWGPAAGLEAQLAALGLGQPAGPGVKTVGAGCCPCPCPPQPPPPQPQPPAAAPQAGEDPTETSDALLVLEGLESEAESLETNSCSEEELSSPGRGGGGGGRLLLQPPGPELPPVPFPMQDLVPPGRFSRGEQQQPPPPPPPPGPLRPLAGPSRKGSLKIRLSRLFRTKSCNGGSGGGDGAGKRPSGELAASAASLTDMGGSSGRELDAGRKPRLTRTQSAFSPVSFSPLFTGETVSLVDVDISQRGLTSPHPPTPPPPPRRSLSLLDDISGTLPTSVLVAPMGSSLQSFPLPPPPPPHAPDAFPRIAPIRAAESLHSQPPQHLQCPLYRPDSSSFAASLRELEKCGWYWGPMNWEDAEMKLKGKPDGSFLVRDSSDPRYILSLSFRSQGITHHTRMEHYRGTFSLWCHPKFEDRCQSVVEFIKRAIMHSKNGKFLYFLRSRVPGLPPTPVQLLYPVSRFSNVKSLQHLCRFRIRQLVRIDHIPDLPLPKPLISYIRKFYYYDPQEEVYLSLKEAQLISKQKQEAEPST
- the SOCS7 gene encoding suppressor of cytokine signaling 7 isoform X2, which produces MQGAELRDGEAAAAAASYRVLSRLLGYGEAAPEPGPPPPPPGHGPPPPPFLARPGPRGSRPPQLMVFRNVGRPPEEEDAEAAPEPGPSELLCPRHRCALDPKALPPGLALERTWGPAAGLEAQLAALGLGQPAGPGVKTVGAGCCPCPCPPQPPPPQPQPPAAAPQAGEDPTETSDALLVLEGLESEAESLETNSCSEEELSSPGRGGGGGGRLLLQPPGPELPPVPFPMQDLVPPGRFSRGEQQQPPPPPPPPGPLRPLAGPSRKGSLKIRLSRLFRTKSCNGGSGGGDGAGKRPSGELAASAASLTDMGGSSGRELDAGRKPRLTRTQSAFSPVSFSPLFTGETVSLVDVDISQRGLTSPHPPTPPPPPRRSLSLLDAFPRIAPIRAAESLHSQPPQHLQCPLYRPDSSSFAASLRELEKCGWYWGPMNWEDAEMKLKGKPDGSFLVRDSSDPRYILSLSFRSQGITHHTRMEHYRGTFSLWCHPKFEDRCQSVVEFIKRAIMHSKNGKFLYFLRSRVPGLPPTPVQLLYPVSRFSNVKSLQHLCRFRIRQLVRIDHIPDLPLPKPLISYIRKFYYYDPQEEVYLSLKEAQLISKQKQEAEPST